In Pieris rapae chromosome 18, ilPieRapa1.1, whole genome shotgun sequence, one genomic interval encodes:
- the LOC123689968 gene encoding glycine-rich protein DOT1-like, translated as MKCIILLLAVCVASLQAQPFYPGYGLGVGMGGGRGGYLNGGGYGGGRYNGGASGLNNAGYGGSRLGGFHNLGAHHNSVTSLNRADNSGFHNIGGGGRRTNGGYLGNGYNNYLNGANGYGNGYGMGGGGSGLIL; from the exons ATGAAGTGTAtt ATCCTTCTTCTTGCGGTTTGCGTTGCATCGCTCCAGGCCCAACCATTCTATCCAGGCTATGGCCTAGGTGTTGGTATGGGTGGTGGTCGCGGCGGTTACCTGAATGGGGGTGGATATGGTGGGGGCCGGTACAACGGCGGCGCAAGTGGCCTTAACAACGCTGGCTACGGCGGATCCAGACTGGGCGGTTTCCACAACCTTGGCGCTCATCATAACAGCGTGACATCT CTTAACCGTGCCGACAACTCTGGTTTTCACAATATTGGTGGTGGGGGCCGGCGCACCAATGGTGGTTACCTTGGCAACGGCTACAACAATTACTTGAACGGTGCCAATGGCTATGGCAATGGCTACGGCATGGGCGGAGGCGGAAGTGgattaattctttaa
- the LOC123689969 gene encoding uncharacterized protein LOC123689969, which yields MKVFVLFVAFVIASEALPSMGPLGMGLDAFDGGLGPLEDIGDGFGSELDDIIQSTIAMGLNGAGAMNAGLTAAQNGLGYALNGGVNGLLGGVALGALGARTGLQDI from the exons ATGAAAGTCTTT GTACTCTTTGTTGCTTTTGTCATAGCGTCAGAAGCTCTACCTTCCATGGGTCCGTTGGGCATGGGCCTGGATGCTTTTGATGGAGGTCTGGGTCCTCTAGAAGACATCGGAGATGGATTCGGCTCTGAATTAGATGATATCATACAATCAACTATTGCTATGGGTTTAAATGGAGCTGGTGCCATGAATGCTGGACTGACTGCGGCCCAAAATGGTTTGGGATATGCTTTGAATGGCGGCGTAAATGGTCTTCTTGGTGGGGTGGCGTTGGGAGCTTTGGGAGCCAGAACGGGACTTcaagatatataa